A stretch of DNA from Malus sylvestris chromosome 9, drMalSylv7.2, whole genome shotgun sequence:
GCTGAACCGACTCTCGAGCTTGACCATGAAGAATACAATGTCTCTGCATTCTCTCTGGAGAAGCCGTTACTGCTAAGGTCCAGTAGCTGCAAATTTTTTGCCATACTAACGGCGGTAGAAAGCTCTTGAATAAACTGGCTCCTAGGAGACGAGGAAGTACTTTGCCACGGGCTTGTGCAGCTGTCATCAAATTCATGTGCAGCAGTTTCaactttttcttgatcatctTCACTATCAGCAACTTCAAGCATATCTAAATCAGTGTTCGCTTGGCAGGAACCTGGTTGAGCAGGATTAGCTTCCTTTGGTGCAGATGAGGTCGGAGTAGATTCAGAGTACTGTTTTTCCACATTGGCGTTGTCAGCAAGGTTTAGCTCTTCAAGACAACCATTATCTGCTTGAAACATCAAACAACAAATTATTAGTTCACTTCTAGGGACTAATATTTGGGAGTTAGGACAGAGGGGTGAGCTTAGTGGTGTGAACCCGATAGTGCTTGGATTATTCGAAGAATTCCCGCAGTCCCAAGCTTGCACTTTTGAAGGGACAACACTTTCAGAGAACATTGAGAATCCAAAAGCATTGATGATAACGCATTGCTACCCTGTGTTCATAGTTATGAAATGGAATTAATTAGAAAAGCATGGACTACCCTTTTTGTCTTGGTAAGATCCAAGATTAGCAAAGAGACTAATGACAACATTCTTCAGGCTTATCAGGGCTATATCTGCATGTAATTCTATATAAAAATGATCTAGATCAGCTTTTGACTGAGACAACTCAAATACAACCgtcttttagaacttttatggTAGCGAAGCTGACAAGCAAGTTCATATTTGAAACTTATAATACAATTTCCAGTTTTCAGACATAGTATTACTTGCTGCTTCTGCCACCAATAAAAAGCGGATTCTAGTTGCAACAGAGAGCAGAAACAAGGCAAACATAACAAGTTTGACATTTAGCAAACCCCGAATCAAAAGAACAAACCTCCTCCATGATAGGATTTCCCGAAAGGTTCAGCTCAACAATGCCACAGATCATAGAAGAATCAGTGCTTAGTTTGTGAACATAATTTGACGTCACTTCACATTTTGAAAAGTCAAGTTTCACAAACTCTGAAGTTTGGCTGAACAATGACTCAGTTAATAGTAATGCCCCAtccttcaaaagaaaaataaaataaacaaaattggaAGAAAGCCAGAAAGGAGTCGGAGAATATGCCTAATGATGTAAATCAaacaaaagtgagaagttaaTGCAAAATGACAATGCACTCACAATACCAATTCCAGTCTCCCGAAGACTTAATCCTGACAAGGACAAGGTTTTAGCAAGCTTGCAAAGGCTATCAACTACAGACTGTTTTAGCTTCAGTCCATTCAGACTTAATTTTGAAAATCTGCATAAGAAAGAAATTTGTATATTCGCACCAATTAGTGGATAGAGTTACCTATGCATACTGAAAGAAAGATTGATTTTGTTTAGATCTAAACCTTTTCAAAGTGCCAAGCTTGGAAAGTAAATTAATGATGGTATTTTCGCGAATTGAGTTATATCCTGTGGAGGGAGAGGAATTGAGACAACCTATTAAGTGATCAGAAAAATAGTCCAGCCACTAATGTGTATTGCAATTACCATATGTCAAGCATACCTATACAAAGTTGCTCAAGCACAGAATCTGCATTCAATGCATCGGCAACCTTTTCAATTGTTGTACACGTGACAGAACAGCGCTCTATGCTCAAGCTGCAAAGAGCTACAAAGCAAAGTCCCATATAAGCAGGGATGATTTAGTGTTACTTTGAACAAAATCCATTAAAAGAACTAGATTTACCAAGAAGCATATACGCTACTACACATCAACAAGGAACAGAAGAAGTTTAAATGCTTGAGCTTCACGGAAAGCACTTTACCCTTGCAATTTTCTAAGATAATGGAGAGGCAAGATGCACATCTATCAGTAAGAGGATTTTCAGAGATATTGAGCACTTCCAATCGAGCAAATAGCGAAGGGCATTCACAAATCTGAAGATTGAAACACAGAAAATGGTTGGGGACTGATAGTGAGTACAAAAAGGCCTTACCATTGTCCTGCtaacagaaaattaaattatatagTTCCTACTGAAATAGTCATTGCATATAATAAAACTACAAAAATCCATGATCCAATAGTCATTGCATATAATGAAGTTTCAGTCTTTAACTGGTTAGGGGAAATTATTCATTTGCCATTTTTTTCTGAACTTAAGCCATTAGACTATGCAATAACAACTCACATTATAAAAGCCTGCATTAGGAGCTTAGGAGGTGAAAATTACAAGGATGCAAACTCCAGATCTCTTGCTTTGATACCATTATTCTAAAAACTTACTGGGACAGAGTTAGATACTGGGGAGCATTTTAGGCATCAGTTTTGAATGAGTTCAGGGATTATTCTCATTCTTCTACGATGATGGATGTGCTAGCAGCTGTAGAATgagtttgggttaaaacttagaTTTTTGTAAATTAGCCCATTTTGAGAGGTCGGATCTGGTACATTAGGTTTGATCTTAGATGGTGGATTTCTTATCCACAATATAGCCATCTGGCAACAAACAAAATGATAGATGAAGTTTCAGTCTTTAACTGGTTACAAGGAAATTATTGGTTTGCCATTTTTTCCGAACTTAAGCCGTTAGACTATGCAATAGCAACTCAAATTGTAATAGCCTGCATTAGGAGCTTAGGAGGTGATAATTACTAGGATGTAAACTCCAGATCTCCTGCTTTGATACCATTATTCTAAAAACTTACTGGGATAGAGTTAGTACTGGGCAGCTTTTTGGGCATGATTTTTTAATGAGTTCAGGGATTATTCTCGTTCTTCTAAGATGATGGATGTGTTAGCAGCTGTAGAATGAGTTTAGGttaaagttttgatttttgtaAATTAGTCCTATTTGAGAGGTCTGATCTAGTACATTAGATTTGATCTCAGATGGTGGATTTCTTATCCACAATATAGACATCTGGCAACAAACAAAAGACGGGAGAGAGTCAAAGTTCACTCTTGCTTGCACTTTTTCTTGCATAAACTCAATACTTGGGAAAAACATATAGGTGAATCAATCAAAGAAGTCAGCCTAAGCTTTAACATAAAAATTGTTGCAACGCTGGTTAAATACCTGAGCCAAAGAAGTTATACTAAATCGGTTGAAGTGGAGATCCAACATCAACCCAGCATACTTTTGGCATGATGATGTGATTACTTGCTGCAGCTTCTTCATTGTATCAATTCCTGGAAAACAATGAGCCAATAAACAGTTAATACAGCCCACAATTCCTGGGATAATTTTTTAGGCCTGAGTCTAGGTGAAGAATGTCTACAGAAAGGCTACTCCATAATTCCTAGTCCAGAAGCAACATTTTCGAATCTAAATAACCGTAGCCTAGAAATCAGATGCTATAGTGTTACCTAACGCATTGTGAGAAAGGTCTAGCATTCCAAATGTTTTATCTATATGCAGGGCATCCAACAATGGGGCTAATGAAAAGTCTTGCAGTCCACAATCAGACACACTAACATCATCATCTGAGACCTGACAGATGAAAAAAATACCACAATCAGCAAATAGAGTAAAGGTCCAAACAAAAATATGAGTTTATCATCTCACAATAGATTGTAGAATACAGAACAAGGATGTCCTCACTCAATTTTGCTCCAGCCTTACCTCCTGCTCATAGAGTTTCTTAAGCAGCTTCATATTGGGTGTCGCAGATGACTTATAGCAGCAATCAGTGTATAGTTTTATCAACCTCTTTTGAACCCATCCTGTGTTGGTAACAGGTGAAGTTGGATTGCATATTAACATTATTAACATACAAGAAAGAAGTTGGAAAATAATATATTTCCTTTTAGAATCTTATGTTATTCCTAGCAGAAACTATAaacaaatttacaaaaaatCTAAAATCATATGTACATATCCTTGTAAACAGAAAACCATAAACATCCAAGTTGGAATTTGGAATCATGACATCATGGACTCTGAAAAGTATTATCTGGTTTGCACAATCCACAAGAAAGTAATAACCCCACAGAACCACAagaaaatcccagaaaaataaaaacaaatcagATGCATTGTGAAAATAACTCCAAAGGACTAGTTTGTTGATTGCAATTACAAAATAGTACATTTTTTAATAGGATTACAATTATAACATAACCATGTTGTATCCAATTGAATAGTGCCTTCAATCAGTTAAATCTTAAATGACGTCATGTATTTTGAATGAGAGTCGCATTTCCAACAAAACAGAATAGAACACAGTGCATGtctaaaataaaagaagagttCAAATAGACATGTCATTTAAATGAAGATCAGAACATATGAAGTGAGCTTCGAACTGTTGGAGCACATACcatcaataaaagcttcaaccaaGGCTTTCCCCATATGCTGCTTAAGCATTTCAAATGCTTCCAAGGATTCTATAACTCTCTCGCCCCATTTTATATTCTTTATTTTTGGAAGCAGCCCTGAAAATGCACAATCTAAGTATTAGTACGATCACAAGACGTTTTGAAGAAAACAGATCATTtaacatgagagagagagagagagcgagagagagagagagagagagagagcaataaAACACAATGGTGCCAAACTCTTAAGgataaaacctagaaaaatTTAAGCATTCAATTTAGACACATGAAATGAACTAAAGAGCACATAAAAAGTTCCAAAAGCAGGCAAGCTTAACCATGTCTAAGCCacttggccagaatttgtagtGCACCACTGAGACAAAGTAGCCTACTCTTTTAATTGTGAAATCACCAACTTAGTATGATTATTTCAGCAACAACACCTCTGTATGTGCCACAATACAGATAACAATACAGCAAAGTTATTTCAAACACCCTAGTGTTTATATCATGCACAACTACCTAGTTTTCATCTTGGAGAATagtgaaatgtttaaaaaaaaaaacattcaaattcTTTCCTTCCTTAAAAATgaatacaaataaaataaaaatctctgCATGAAATAACATATCCGCTGCAATTCAGTGAATCATCTTGCCAACATTTTAGTGATATAAATACTAGCAACTAGAAACATGCTAAACTCGACTGATGCCTACCCTCTGATCTTCTTTCTATAGGAAGCCGTAAGTAGTATAAGCATGCCAGTTCAGTCTTGATAGACTCAATGCTTAACTTATCAGAAAATGAGTCATAATCCAAATGTATTAGGTCTCTGTCAATCTTGAATGTAATGCATTGCTGCAATTAACAAAGAAGACCACAATTTAGTAAATAATACAACTAAAAAACAGTGGCAACAAGGTATCAGAGACATAGAACCAAATAGAACCATCTGCATACAAGTGAGTTGAGTAGCACTCACATTGTGTTCATTGTCAGACGTAAGAAACATAAGATGGGCAGCATCATTGTCATACACTACATTTTTAGAGACACTGGTGTCACCTTTAGAGCCATTAGCAACAATAGGACTTCCATCAGATCTTAAAGCTTTAAAACCTTTGCCTTTTTGAGTGATCAAATTAAGATTCCTGGATTTGCATGAACTAGAGCTTTGTTCAATATCAACAGGATCGCAAAACCTCATGGCACCATTTGTGGTATAGGCTGAGACATCCTACAAAACCCAAAGAAGAAAGCACTtaaaatacatctacaacactAGGGCGACAATAATCTCCATGATTAATCTGATACTAGCCCTACCTGAAATATACGAGCAGGACTGGCTGTGTTACTTTTACTCTTCACTGCAACCAGATAAGAAATATAATTGAATGTTATGGCTTTTCACTGTGGTtataattgaagatcaaattagtCATTGATTAAAACTTACATTCATCAGATGTAGCAACAAATTCTAATGGTTGTTTCTTAGACCAGCTTTTTGAGCAGGGTACCTCATCTTGCatttcatcttcatcatcagaaAGGACTAAACGAACACGTTTACGCCCAATGACTGTCCGTTCATTGGTGTCTGTCTTCGACAAATTTTTTGATGAAACATTTGTCTGGATGGTGTTATTTTGTTTTCCTGAAGGAGTGGATTTCACCTTGAGTGAATCTTTGGTGGAACATTTGAGAGAAATTAAAGGTTCATCATCGTTTAACTCTTCCATACTGGCTAAAGACTGTGATCTGCTGGAACTAGATTTTCTAATCTCTGAAGAACAGCATGCATTATACACACCATCTGATAGATGACCACTCCCTTCTGTATCAGATTCAGAGCAGCGATCCTCTGCCACATTCTCTGTTTCAAGATCTTTATGTTCtgatttcttcaattctttAATACGAAACTGCAATCTCCTACAAAGAACCATCTGcccttaaaaacaacttatagAAAACTCCATCCAAAAAATGATGCAACAAAAAATTCTAATACATAAACCACTCGGTAATTATTTTCCATATGAAGAACTCCACTGCACCCTATTTGGGTAAGGGGATCGCAAGAATTACCTGGCTTCTTCCACATTGTCAAATCTTATCATGTGACTATAGTGCATATTTTCTAGTGCCATTAGCTGCACCGAAGGAAGGTTAGCCTCAACAGCAAGCCTGCAGGACAGTACTATGAATTCAACACAACCCTTGAAAGCAAGTAAATTTCATTTTAGGTCAGAAAAGAACTAAGTTTCTTTTGGAGGTCATAAAAGAAAGTTATACAGTTATAGCCAAATTTACAAATGAATGGTACTCTAACTTAAGAGCTAGAGTAAGTACCAACAGCTCATATATGGAAAACAAACTCAACACAACCCAAATACTGAGGTTGGCTACATGACTCTTTCACAAACACCTTGGGGGTACTCAAGAGTCAGAATGAACTCTCTTTCATACAAGTCTCTAATATAAATCACCTATAAGAAATAAATTTCAATTCATTTTTGGTTtggacgttttttttttctctcggtAGTGAACTCCCTGAGAACCATTAGGACACGCGGTATTACTTAGGACTgctaaaattttcaaatgaataaaataatatctAAAAATCATATCAAGATATCACGCACCATGTGAATTGCGATGACAATGTTAAAATTAAAAGCAGCAGTTTATAAAAGTGAACAAGggaaacttgaattgaaataaaatgtgCATTGTGATCAAGTACCATCTTTAAGGTTCTTAATGAGAATTACTTAATGCGAAAACAAGCTGGTTCTGGTTTGGAAAACTACTAATCATGTACATTATAATACTAGGAAAACTGGT
This window harbors:
- the LOC126582673 gene encoding protein TONSOKU-like isoform X1 translates to MPREDAQLTAAKKSYRNAKAVGNHEEEARWANAIGDMLKKRGEYVSALQWLRIDYDVSVKYLPQKHCLPTCQSLGELYLRLECFKEALIYQKKHLQLAEDENNLVEQQRANTQLGRTYHEMFLRSIDEHCSIRNAKKYFKSAMKLAQMIKENPPTNNSFVEEYIDAHNNIGMLEFDLDNWEEARKVLTKGLEICDEEEVMEDDAGRSRLHHNLGNVYIKLRMWDNAREHIEKDIMICKRIEHCQGEAKGYINLGELHYLIQKYEEAIHCYQKALELAKSMEDEDALLRQIDQNIETVEEARKVMDGLKKEEQNLKKLMRDMASARGTPRERKCLLQQIASLDCLIEKSRMILAWPKLLEFAKKKKVLASELYDQEKISDSLLVIGESYQNLREFKKALKWCTKSLEKYRSIGNLEGQALAKVNIGDVLDSVDNLEGALDAFEEGYRLAVEANLPSVQLMALENMHYSHMIRFDNVEEARRLQFRIKELKKSEHKDLETENVAEDRCSESDTEGSGHLSDGVYNACCSSEIRKSSSSRSQSLASMEELNDDEPLISLKCSTKDSLKVKSTPSGKQNNTIQTNVSSKNLSKTDTNERTVIGRKRVRLVLSDDEDEMQDEVPCSKSWSKKQPLEFVATSDELKSKSNTASPARIFQDVSAYTTNGAMRFCDPVDIEQSSSSCKSRNLNLITQKGKGFKALRSDGSPIVANGSKGDTSVSKNVVYDNDAAHLMFLTSDNEHNQCITFKIDRDLIHLDYDSFSDKLSIESIKTELACLYYLRLPIERRSEGLLPKIKNIKWGERVIESLEAFEMLKQHMGKALVEAFIDGWVQKRLIKLYTDCCYKSSATPNMKLLKKLYEQEVSDDDVSVSDCGLQDFSLAPLLDALHIDKTFGMLDLSHNALGIDTMKKLQQVITSSCQKYAGLMLDLHFNRFSITSLAQICECPSLFARLEVLNISENPLTDRCASCLSIILENCKALCSLSIERCSVTCTTIEKVADALNADSVLEQLCIGCLNSSPSTGYNSIRENTIINLLSKLGTLKRFSKLSLNGLKLKQSVVDSLCKLAKTLSLSGLSLRETGIGIDGALLLTESLFSQTSEFVKLDFSKCEVTSNYVHKLSTDSSMICGIVELNLSGNPIMEEGSNALSSMLLDSQCSLKVLSLQKCKLGTAGILRIIQALSDNGCLEELNLADNANVEKQYSESTPTSSAPKEANPAQPGSCQANTDLDMLEVADSEDDQEKVETAAHEFDDSCTSPWQSTSSSPRSQFIQELSTAVSMAKNLQLLDLSSNGFSRENAETLYSSWSSSRVGSARRHIKDQTIHLFVKGIKCCVKPCCRKD
- the LOC126582673 gene encoding protein TONSOKU-like isoform X2, producing MPREDAQLTAAKKSYRNAKAVGNHEEEARWANAIGDMLKKRGEYVSALQWLRIDYDVSVKYLPQKHCLPTCQSLGELYLRLECFKEALIYQKKHLQLAEDENNLVEQQRANTQLGRTYHEMFLRSIDEHCSIRNAKKYFKSAMKLAQMIKENPPTNNSFVEEYIDAHNNIGMLEFDLDNWEEARKVLTKGLEICDEEEVMEDDAGRSRLHHNLGNVYIKLRMWDNAREHIEKDIMICKRIEHCQGEAKGYINLGELHYLIQKYEEAIHCYQKALELAKSMEDEDALLRQIDQNIETVEEARKVMDGLKKEEQNLKKLMRDMASARGTPRERKCLLQQIASLDCLIEKSRMILAWPKLLEFAKKKKVLASELYDQEKISDSLLVIGESYQNLREFKKALKWCTKSLEKYRSIGNLEGQALAKVNIGDVLDSVDNLEGALDAFEEGYRLAVEANLPSVQLMALENMHYSHMIRFDNVEEARRLQFRIKELKKSEHKDLETENVAEDRCSESDTEGSGHLSDGVYNACCSSEIRKSSSSRSQSLASMEELNDDEPLISLKCSTKDSLKVKSTPSGKQNNTIQTNVSSKNLSKTDTNERTVIGRKRVRLVLSDDEDEMQDEVPCSKSWSKKQPLEFVATSDELKSKSNTASPARIFQDVSAYTTNGAMRFCDPVDIEQSSSSCKSRNLNLITQKGKGFKALRSDGSPIVANGSKGDTSVSKNVVYDNDAAHLMFLTSDNEHNQCITFKIDRDLIHLDYDSFSDKLSIESIKTELACLYYLRLPIERRSEGLLPKIKNIKWGERVIESLEAFEMLKQHMGKALVEAFIDGWVQKRLIKLYTDCCYKSSATPNMKLLKKLYEQEVSDDDVSVSDCGLQDFSLAPLLDALHIDKTFGMLDLSHNALGIDTMKKLQQVITSSCQKYAGLMLDLHFNRFSITSLAQICECPSLFARLEVLNISENPLTDRCASCLSIILENCKALCSLSIERCSVTCTTIEKVADALNADSVLEQLCIGYNSIRENTIINLLSKLGTLKRFSKLSLNGLKLKQSVVDSLCKLAKTLSLSGLSLRETGIGIDGALLLTESLFSQTSEFVKLDFSKCEVTSNYVHKLSTDSSMICGIVELNLSGNPIMEEGSNALSSMLLDSQCSLKVLSLQKCKLGTAGILRIIQALSDNGCLEELNLADNANVEKQYSESTPTSSAPKEANPAQPGSCQANTDLDMLEVADSEDDQEKVETAAHEFDDSCTSPWQSTSSSPRSQFIQELSTAVSMAKNLQLLDLSSNGFSRENAETLYSSWSSSRVGSARRHIKDQTIHLFVKGIKCCVKPCCRKD
- the LOC126582673 gene encoding protein TONSOKU-like isoform X3, with the protein product MPREDAQLTAAKKSYRNAKAVGNHEEEARWANAIGDMLKKRGEYVSALQWLRIDYDVSVKYLPQKHCLPTCQSLGELYLRLECFKEALIYQKKHLQLAEDENNLVEQQRANTQLGRTYHEMFLRSIDEHCSIRNAKKYFKSAMKLAQMIKENPPTNNSFVEEYIDAHNNIGMLEFDLDNWEEARKVLTKGLEICDEEEVMEDDAGRSRLHHNLGNVYIKLRMWDNAREHIEKDIMICKRIEHCQGEAKGYINLGELHYLIQKYEEAIHCYQKALELAKSMEDEDALLRQIDQNIETVEEARKVMDGLKKEEQNLKKLMRDMASARGTPRERKCLLQQIASLDCLIEKSRMILAWPKLLEFAKKKKVLASELYDQEKISDSLLVIGESYQNLREFKKALKWCTKSLEKYRSIGNLEGQALAKVNIGDVLDSVDNLEGALDAFEEGYRLAVEANLPSVQLMALENMHYSHMIRFDNVEEARRLQFRIKELKKSEHKDLETENVAEDRCSESDTEGSGHLSDGVYNACCSSEIRKSSSSRSQSLASMEELNDDEPLISLKCSTKDSLKVKSTPSGKQNNTIQTNVSSKNLSKTDTNERTVIGRKRVRLVLSDDEDEMQDEVPCSKSWSKKQPLEFVATSDELKSKSNTASPARIFQDVSAYTTNGAMRFCDPVDIEQSSSSCKSRNLNLITQKGKGFKALRSDGSPIVANGSKGDTSVSKNVVYDNDAAHLMFLTSDNEHNQCITFKIDRDLIHLDYDSFSDKLSIESIKTELACLYYLRLPIERRSEGLLPKIKNIKWGERVIESLEAFEMLKQHMGKALVEAFIDGWVQKRLIKLYTDCCYKSSATPNMKLLKKLYEQEVSDDDVSVSDCGLQDFSLAPLLDALHIDKTFGMLDLSHNALGIDTMKKLQQVITSSCQKYAGLMLDLHFNRFSITSLAQICECPSLFARLEVLNISENPLTDRCASCLSIILENCKALCSLSIERCSVTCTTIEKVADALNADSVLEQLCIGCLNSSPSTGYNSIRENTIINLLSKLGTLKRFSKLSLNGLKLKQSVVDSLCKLAKTLSLSGLSLRETGIGWGITIN